The Prochlorococcus sp. MIT 1341 genomic interval GCAATGGGAGGAGAGTCTATCTTTAGATATAGATCAAGAACTAATAAATCGTTGGTTAAGTGAAGGCAGTACCTACAGGAGTTTAATCGACAAGACTTGCAAATTGGAAGAGCTGTCTTTGATTAAAAAAATAATTAAGAAATTACAAGGTGAAAAGCTACCTCAAAAACTAAATCACCAAAAATTGATTTGCTTAAGAATATAATATACATCCCTTAAATAATTAAAAATTCTAGTATTTTTGCGTCCATTTCTATTAGACACATACACATAGGACCGGGTCTCTATAGAAAGCATCTTCTTCAGCAGCGACTGCAATACCCCAATCAAGATAATTCTGTCGATAAACACTTAAGGAATAACCAAACTTATCATGAAAAATCACATTTGATTCTTGATCACATTGCCAATTCAGTAGATCGATGGCTAATTTTCCACGTTGCCATTTAATTGCAGCTTCCTTTCTTAACCATCTATCAAGAACCTCAGTTCGCAATATTTCATGAGGCATATCCGCAATCTCTTCTTTTTCCTTACTAGAGAAATAGCGACAAGCAACTTGCGATGCAGAAAAAGAACGGTCCATGCGTTCAAGATCAATGCCGATCCGCTTCAAAGACCAACCAATCAAAACCGCGTCTCTACAATGGCTGAGGCTGATATAACCCCATCCTGCTTTTAGTTCAGGTGGCTTGCCTGGGGGAGCAAATAATGGGATTTCAAGCGGCTTTAGATTGTACAAACCTGCTAAGGCTTGTCTCAAATAACCTCTTGAATGACGAAAAGCCCTTGACCTTAAAGAAGGCAACTCACCAGATATCCTTTCTTCTTGAAGGGTTATTGGCATAAAAGGCGCATCTAACGAAATCAGCCATAGCGCAACTACGCTTGGTGTATTGACCTCATTTGACATCAATGGCACTTCAAATTGGCGATCAAGCACCAGACTTCACTCTCCCGAATCAAGACGGAAAACCAATAAAGCTTTCATCATTTAAAGACCAAAGGGTAATCCTTTACTTTTATCCCAAGGATGACACTCCTGGTTGCACAAAAGAAGCTTGTAACTTTCGTGATCAGTGGCAAATTTTAAAGAGGAACGGGGTCCAAGTACTTGGGATAAGTAAAGACGAGGCAAAATCACATGCCAAGTTTATAGACAAGTATCAACTCCCCTTCACCCTACTTACAGATGCCGAACCATGTCCCGTTGCTAGCTCTTACAACAGTTATGGTTTGAAAAAATTCATGGGTCGTGAATATATGGGAATGATGAGACATACCTATGTGATCAATTCAACAGGAAAGATTGAAATGATCTACTTAAAAGTCAAAGCAGCAACTATGGCTGATGAAATCATCAGCGATCTAAACCTGAGCTAATGCGGGCACAAACATCAACCATTCCTTCAAGAACAAGGTTGGGGTATAGGGCCAGCGGAATCTGCCGATGTCTTAAATAATCAAATAATAAAGACGAGTCTCCTCCACAAAGCCAAATAGGGAGTTGGGAATCTATCTGAGCTTCAATAAGAGCCCCGATCAATGATTGAAGGCTCCCTCGCCGCATTGCATGTGATGTTTCGAGAGGAAATTTAGAATCGACAACTTTACCTATGCCGGGATTTTGCAATGCTTGGGCTCTCTCAGCCATTGAAGCGAGCTGCAAGCCTAGCCCTGGGAGCAATTGACCACCAGCAAATTCCCCATCTGCATTCAATCTTGTCAAACTCAAAACTGTGCCTGCATCGGCCACAAGAATCCCATCGAACTTCATTGGTTCCTTCTTCGCCCTCCTCAAAGCTCCCCAAGCTGCCAATGCACGATCAATCCCTAGCCAAGGAGGCAAGCATTTGATAGGCACATCATCTAAAGCAAGATTAGTTCCAGGTTCTAAAAAAACTCCTTCAGGAATTGGGCCTACTGATGCCCAAGCAGCCAAACGATCTTTCATTCTCAACAATTCCATGGAATCTGGGGAAGTATGAGAAAAATTCCACTCTCCACTATGTTCTTCAGCCCAATGCCAACGAGTATTACCAATTAGCAAACAAAGTCTCCCACTGCTCACGTTTAGATTCCTTCCCCCATTACTCCTGGAAGATGAATACCACACTCTTCTTTAAGCCCACCAAAGCGTGTTCCCCGACCTTTGGTTTCACCTGAGTCAGCAGAACTTGAATGCCAATCGCCTACGGTTGAATATCCCTTCTCAAAGAGCGGATGTTGAGGGAGATCATTTTCCTGCATGTAATAAAAAACATCTTTCGGTGTCCACTCCAGAAGCGGTCTTAAAGAAAACCTTCCTCTAATTAAATCCAATACATTCATTGTTCCACGATGTTGTGTTTGCCCCCCTCTAACACCACTAGCCCAACACAAAGCCTTGTTGTCATCAAAGGCCTTTTCTAAAGGCTGAACTTTCCTGATTAAGTGGTATCTCTCAATATCGTCAACACATCCTGTCTCCCATAAGCAACCATACAAAGCTTCCATCCGTGCAGGAGACATTGGACTTTGAACAGGCCTAATATCCAATCCGAATTGTTGAGTTAATTCTTCAGCATAACGATAAGTTTCAGAGGGCAAATAACCCGTATCAACCCAAATGACTGGTACATCTAACCCTCCCTGAAGCAAAAAAAGCATGTGAAGCAATACAGAAGACTGGATTCCAAAACTCGTTGTTAAAACAAACCCAGAGCCAAATTTATCTAGAGCCCAAGCCAGCCGCTCCTTGGCCGGCATCCCTGTCAATAAAGCTCTAACCTCTTCAATAGAAGCATCCAAATACAGGGTCAAGTCCTGATTAGTTATGAGACCTAAGCCTTCAGAAGGTTTTGGAGACAAATCTTTCATTTAACAATCATCAAATTCGAATTTATTAAAGGGGATTGGAGAAGCAAGCTTAACGAGTCATTAGGGAAAAATCGCGAACTCAATCGAATTCAAAATAAGGAAATGGTTTAGATCTCAAGGTTGCCTAAACTTCTCTTTGGTTGCACAAACCTCAGCTTCTGGCTTCTGATGAAAGTCTTATTAGGCAAAGCAAAAGATGAATGAGCTAATGGCTGTACTTCAAAACCCTGAGGCAGTTATCACACTAGCCATTTTAGTTCTAGCAATAGTGCTATTCATAAGTGGTGCCTTGGCACCTGAACTTACTGGACTACTTAGTGTCGGATTATTAATAGGTAGTGGAATTCTCACTCCTCAAAAAGCACTTGCAGGATTTGGGAGCCCAGCTCTCATTACCCTCATGGGATTATTTGCAGTGTCAGCGGCATTGTTTAAAAGCGGAGCTTTAGATCGCCTTAGAGAGTTAATTGCCTCAGAGCGCATACGCACACCACGTCGATTAATTGCTCTTTTAGCACTAGTAGTGGCTCCTATCTCTGGTGTGGTACCAAATACTCCGGTTGTTGCATCTTTACTGCCAGTCATTGAAGCATGGTGCCATCGTCGGCGTCTTTCACCTTCAAGAGTTTTACTACCTTTATCTTTCGCTACTGTTCTTGGAGGAACGCTAACGCTTCTAGGAAGTTCCGTAAATCTTTTAGTGAGTGATATCAGTGAACAACTTGGCTATGGCTCACTAAAATTATTTAGCTTTACCTCTATTGGCATCCCAATATGGCTAATAGGAACTTGCTATCTTTTGCTTGCGCCTGAATCATTGTTGCCTGATCGTGGCCGAAATATTAATGAACTAGGTGTTAACAAAGAACAAACTGGTTACTTCACAGAAGTAACAATTCCATCAGACTCTAATCTCGTAGGTCAATCACTTCATAACAGTCGCCTACAAAGAAGATTTGATGTTGATGTACTTGAACTTCAAAGAGGCAAAGAACGTTTCTTACCACCTCTAGCTGACCGCAAACTAGAACCAGGCGACAGATTGCTTCTTAGAGTTACTAGATCAGACTTGTTACGTTTACAACAGGAACATACTGTTCAATTAGCTACTAAAAGCTCAAAGGATGTTTCACCAA includes:
- a CDS encoding SLC13 family permease, with translation MNELMAVLQNPEAVITLAILVLAIVLFISGALAPELTGLLSVGLLIGSGILTPQKALAGFGSPALITLMGLFAVSAALFKSGALDRLRELIASERIRTPRRLIALLALVVAPISGVVPNTPVVASLLPVIEAWCHRRRLSPSRVLLPLSFATVLGGTLTLLGSSVNLLVSDISEQLGYGSLKLFSFTSIGIPIWLIGTCYLLLAPESLLPDRGRNINELGVNKEQTGYFTEVTIPSDSNLVGQSLHNSRLQRRFDVDVLELQRGKERFLPPLADRKLEPGDRLLLRVTRSDLLRLQQEHTVQLATKSSKDVSPKKTSGDSDECQKTVEVLLPAGSTLAGANLRELRFRQRHNSTVLALRRGQQTVQERIGQAVLREGDVLLLQAPLDAIRGLQANNDLLVLDQLENDLPTVPKKPIAIGIALAMLILPSVTSIPLVASVLLAAVAMVVGGCIRPRELQKSIRLDVILLLGSLSSFSVAMQTTGLANALAQGMEYWLKGWPNYAALLIIFLSTTILTQVISNAASVALFVPVAIQLAPGMNLPPSALLVTVLFGASQSFLTPMGYQTNLMVFGPGRYKFLDVTRYGAGLTALMTIFVPALVLLKYNNF
- a CDS encoding type III pantothenate kinase translates to MSSGRLCLLIGNTRWHWAEEHSGEWNFSHTSPDSMELLRMKDRLAAWASVGPIPEGVFLEPGTNLALDDVPIKCLPPWLGIDRALAAWGALRRAKKEPMKFDGILVADAGTVLSLTRLNADGEFAGGQLLPGLGLQLASMAERAQALQNPGIGKVVDSKFPLETSHAMRRGSLQSLIGALIEAQIDSQLPIWLCGGDSSLLFDYLRHRQIPLALYPNLVLEGMVDVCARISSGLDR
- the bcp gene encoding thioredoxin-dependent thiol peroxidase → MALQIGDQAPDFTLPNQDGKPIKLSSFKDQRVILYFYPKDDTPGCTKEACNFRDQWQILKRNGVQVLGISKDEAKSHAKFIDKYQLPFTLLTDAEPCPVASSYNSYGLKKFMGREYMGMMRHTYVINSTGKIEMIYLKVKAATMADEIISDLNLS
- a CDS encoding 4'-phosphopantetheinyl transferase family protein codes for the protein MSNEVNTPSVVALWLISLDAPFMPITLQEERISGELPSLRSRAFRHSRGYLRQALAGLYNLKPLEIPLFAPPGKPPELKAGWGYISLSHCRDAVLIGWSLKRIGIDLERMDRSFSASQVACRYFSSKEKEEIADMPHEILRTEVLDRWLRKEAAIKWQRGKLAIDLLNWQCDQESNVIFHDKFGYSLSVYRQNYLDWGIAVAAEEDAFYRDPVLCVCV
- a CDS encoding phosphoadenylyl-sulfate reductase encodes the protein MPAKERLAWALDKFGSGFVLTTSFGIQSSVLLHMLFLLQGGLDVPVIWVDTGYLPSETYRYAEELTQQFGLDIRPVQSPMSPARMEALYGCLWETGCVDDIERYHLIRKVQPLEKAFDDNKALCWASGVRGGQTQHRGTMNVLDLIRGRFSLRPLLEWTPKDVFYYMQENDLPQHPLFEKGYSTVGDWHSSSADSGETKGRGTRFGGLKEECGIHLPGVMGEGI